A genome region from candidate division KSB1 bacterium includes the following:
- a CDS encoding T9SS type A sorting domain-containing protein has protein sequence MSGGWNGATDFNDFAVHKHGFIEVLFNFPGAGIPAQRSGGTYDDRGSHCMRALRDVMQFAMGRQTDSYGYKLDAMLDVQPLYSNAGLCGWSNGGNATITTAGAWGDSLPGLAWIVNWESPVGDGMPTVDAGRKNCLNPAYNPDTGGFDWSQLAYCDTLTPSEGYTGGLYFDIDQDGRYDSNTSDFKVPVYVYKNKLYYSVQMRDAAQAKGISCSPETAAPGLTESFWLWRNGENWIQSAVQANPDLMFIVEAGDQDHVQGAPDHPHILVQTNGFLAAGGRFVRLNPDRSYVREITGGPVPSASDNDAFVVYDRVSIRNALQPRADVSMLSGVTAALCEIADRTFYNDVRPNLTDLTTVNSTPSRPDQFYLEPNYPNPFNSRTTIRFSLAAASEVELTVYDIQGRMVTILKREYLAAGSHSVVWNAESLASGMYLLKLRAGTNYRLEKMSLVK, from the coding sequence GATGACCGGGGTTCGCATTGTATGCGTGCTTTGCGGGATGTGATGCAGTTTGCCATGGGGAGGCAGACGGATTCTTATGGCTATAAACTGGATGCGATGCTGGATGTGCAGCCGCTGTATTCAAACGCAGGACTGTGCGGCTGGTCCAACGGAGGCAACGCGACCATCACCACGGCCGGGGCCTGGGGGGATTCTCTGCCCGGTCTGGCCTGGATTGTCAATTGGGAGTCTCCGGTTGGTGACGGCATGCCGACGGTCGATGCGGGACGGAAGAATTGCTTAAATCCGGCGTATAATCCGGATACCGGCGGGTTTGACTGGTCCCAGCTTGCCTATTGTGATACATTAACACCATCAGAGGGGTATACCGGAGGATTGTATTTTGATATTGATCAAGACGGTAGGTATGACAGCAACACATCTGATTTTAAAGTTCCGGTCTATGTGTACAAAAACAAGCTGTACTATTCCGTTCAAATGCGGGATGCTGCACAGGCAAAGGGGATATCCTGTTCGCCGGAAACAGCCGCGCCGGGATTGACGGAATCATTCTGGTTGTGGCGCAACGGAGAGAACTGGATTCAATCCGCTGTACAGGCCAATCCGGATTTAATGTTCATCGTTGAAGCGGGCGATCAGGATCATGTTCAGGGTGCACCGGATCACCCGCATATACTGGTACAGACCAATGGCTTTCTTGCGGCCGGGGGCCGGTTTGTCAGGTTGAATCCGGATCGCAGTTACGTTCGGGAGATAACGGGCGGTCCGGTTCCTTCCGCCTCTGATAATGATGCGTTTGTTGTTTATGATCGTGTGTCCATACGAAACGCGCTGCAGCCGCGTGCTGATGTTTCCATGCTGTCCGGTGTCACGGCGGCCTTGTGTGAAATAGCCGACCGAACATTTTATAATGATGTGCGCCCGAATTTAACGGATTTAACGACCGTGAATTCAACGCCGTCCCGCCCGGATCAGTTTTATCTGGAACCCAATTATCCGAATCCGTTCAATTCCCGGACCACCATACGGTTTTCACTGGCTGCAGCATCAGAGGTTGAATTAACTGTTTATGACATACAGGGCCGAATGGTGACAATATTGAAAAGGGAATATCTTGCTGCCGGATCGCACTCGGTCGTGTGGAATGCGGAATCCCTGGCTTCCGGTATGTATCTTCTCAAGCTGAGAGCAGGCACAAACTACCGGCTTGAGAAAATGAGCCTGGTAAAATAA